One Candidatus Neomarinimicrobiota bacterium genomic window carries:
- a CDS encoding four helix bundle protein, with protein sequence MSMGKIEQFTDLEVWKNAHAFVLEVYRVTEGFPKTEMYGLTSWFRSVVVSVAANIAEGFKKL encoded by the coding sequence ATGAGTATGGGGAAAATTGAGCAGTTCACGGATTTGGAGGTTTGGAAGAATGCCCATGCCTTTGTTCTGGAGGTCTATCGGGTGACGGAAGGTTTCCCAAAAACGGAAATGTACGGACTCACGTCCTGGTTCCGGAGCGTGGTGGTGTCCGTTGCGGCCAATATCGCAGAAGGATTCAAAAAACTATGA